In Festucalex cinctus isolate MCC-2025b chromosome 1, RoL_Fcin_1.0, whole genome shotgun sequence, the sequence gggggaggcgggggacattgagtccgaatgggccatgttccgcgcctccattgttgaggcggccgatcggagctgtggccgtaaggtggtcggtgcctgtcggggcggcaatcctcgaacccgctggtggactccagcggtaagggatgccgtcaagctgaagaaggagtcctatcgggcctttttggcctgtgggactccggaggcagctgacaggtaccggatggccaagcggaacgcggcttcggcagttgctgaggcaaaaactcggacatgggaggagtttggtgaggccatggaaaacgactttcggacggcttcgaggaaattctggtccaccatccggcgactcaggagaggaaagcagtgcaccattaacactgtgtatagtgacgatggggtgctgctgacctcgactcgggacgtcgtgaagcggtggggggaatacttcgaagacctcctcaattccaccaacacgtctccttttgaggaagcagagtctggggactctggggtgggctctcctatctctggggtcgaagtcactgaggtggttggaaagctcctcggtggcagagccccaggggtggatgagatccgcccggagttcctaaagactctggatgttgtggggctgtcgtggttgacacgcctctacaacatcgcgtggacatcggggacagtgcctctggattggcagaccggggtggtggtccccctttttaagaagggggaccggagggtgtgttccaactacagagggatcacactcctcagcctccctggtaaggtctattcaggggtgctggagaggagggtccgtcgggaggtcgaatctcggattcaggaggagcagtgtggttttcgtcctggccgtggaacagtggaccagctctacaccctccgcaggatcttcgagggtgcgtgggagttcgctcaaccaatccacatgtgttttgtggatttggagaaggcgttcgaccgtgtccctcagggagttctgtggggggtgcttcgggagtacggggtgctgggccccttgatacgggctgttcggtccctgtacgaccgttgccagagtttggtccgcattgccggcagtaagtcgtattcgtttccggtgagggttggactccgccaaggttgccctttgtcaccgattctgttcataacttttatggacggaatttctaggcgcagccgaggcgttgaggggttccggtttggtggcctcagcattgcatctctgctctttgcagatgatgtggtgctgttggcttcatcaagccgggatctccaactctcactggagcggttcgcagaccatggtcctcagtcggaaaagggtggagtgtcgtcttcgggtcggggatgagatcttgccccaagtggaggagttcaagtatcttggggtcttgttcacgagtgagggtaagATGGAGccggagatcgacaggcggatcggtgcagcatctgcagtgatgcggactctgtatcggttcgtcgtggtaaagaaagagctgagccaaaaggcaaagctcttgatttaccggtcgatctacgttccgaccctcacctatggtcacgagctgtgggtcgtgaccgaaagaacgagatcccggaaaAAAGACCccggaaaaatgcaaaaatgttgcggaGTCAAGGTGTGAGACTAGGGTCAACACAGCATACATTTTGATCAATATGacagagagaaaagaaaaaattgtacatagagaaaattgtacatattcatttgcatacagccttaaaaaaaaaaaaaaagaaaaaaaaaaaaaaaaaaagacctctgcttatttttaacaaatcttttttctcattatctgtaaatttcagcttcttagctcaatagcttccaggccatgtgacctattgaccccaaacccaaaccaatgctgcatcatagtgccatgtctgatagatgatgcgcaccttttatcttttcattttagacctctgcttatttttaaaaaaaaattttctttatctgtaaattttagcatcttagctcaatagcttccaggccatgtgacctattgaccccaaaccaaagctgcatcatagtgccatgtctgaatgatgatgcacaccttttatcttttcattttagacctccacttatttttaacaattttttttctttatctgtaaattttagcatcttagctcaatagcttccaggccatgtgacctattgaccccaaaccaatgctgcataatagtggcatgtctgatagatgatgcacaccttttattttattttatttttttattttagacttccacttattttctgcttaatagcttctaggtcatatgacctattgaccccaaattagttctgcctcaaagtggcatgtctgctcgatgacacacacctattttttttctcaattttaacctttccttcattttaaattaccgttaacttaatattgtacatatcaatgttattgctcaatatcaccccacaagagtgcattcccagtgaaatttgaattggtactgttattgtgaaacatcttttaaacgggtaataataataataataataataataataataataataataataataataaaatcacgcatactttaaactgcgtttgaattcaattttatttttgaaaactgatcttttattttgaaaacccaaTGTTGTTCTCGGTAACATTCTCCGTGCCAGCTCggccgtcaggtcacacacgttttcgttcagttccgcttcactaccaggggcactaaataatctttacttcataaaatacatttattattagtaagtaagaatccgtggagttcaccctatGAAAACCTgccgatttttttgttttcgatggtgaaaccccggcactatttgaggcgcagtgatctctggtgtgggcgtagcgccattaggtcggtagtggtgtgatttaggtcacatgagccaatcacgtagctgctgctttctcctcaccatagcaaccgcatatcaaaaatggcgaccacaacgtcggagagcgaagaagagcgaaaggagaaaaaaaagttaaaaagaaagtggggcAAAAAACTTTGTTTCCGTTCAGGTTTGCTTCAGCTGAccccgtccttccagccatctgcatcatttgtaaaagaaatttcaaagtatactcgtctgggatcggaaggcacacggaagagggatcatctcgccaaagcagaaacattgtcggcAGGTATGTTCTACACACAGGAGTgctcatttctgttattaatgtgaccgatatttagtatagggttgaaaataGTTTGTTGCTTGGTTAAGATTTAAGGCtacgagctgctgaatgatttatcgagtgaatccaacagtggttacCAAACTCGGGTTAGCTATGCCCATCAGAGAATCATagagagtcacagctacaccctccctttcccccaaactctctctcaccaacctcaacaaacactttacttgtaaatatgtgatgtgcatatactgtaacaagaggtgatgtgacaataacacttacaatgtcattcttttttgtctaaagatgggttgctgcaggcagctgagatgaagcaagactgttccattcttctgcatattcaagacaaagacTGTCACAAAGGATGTGCAgtcttgtttcagagattacacaaggttcttaaagtcaacagcaacagaaaccagggacgaacaaatgtgagttgttaaatTGCACtacttcattgtcactttgctaaaattacacatttcaaaagtaaagcattggtcaacAATGTGTCACTCGTATTCTGTTTACCTttagagacagcattaattagaaagcatgattCAGTCTTTGCACatgttaagtgagtgtgtgtgtgtgtgtgtgtgtttcagaccaccctatgctgagagctacaaactcttttgtgaacaagtaatccgtcaaaggattatagttgacaaagatgtgatgagaacgGACAAGCTAAGAGGGTTTGTGAACACTGTTAAAAAACACGAGGATCTTGATatttcagactacaggtaacttataaatcttcacactgaaaaacattgactgaaatctatggggagagatttgtcgaaaatctcactgtttcagagaaaaatagtttgctgaaataaataaaattgattatctaaaaatgaaaaccatttggttgttaattattacatgcaaattcgtttttttgtcttctgtatttttaattgttctttggccaagaaagtatatactagagatagaccgataatcggtcgggccgataatcggggccgatatttgacatattggtacatatcggtatctgtctgttttattaatctgacggccgatatgagcgatccatttaaaactccgtcttttcgcttcgaatgcagcccagagcgtctctgtctgttatggagtccaactccagcaatgtaacgcccatagcagcatttgattggttagccgtgcaaaagccagaaccaatcagtagtgtatgccgtgtatcacagtagccggtcacacacgcgcccacggacacaacgcgagacacacatgcttcgaaggtaagttaaaagagaagagactccgccgatcgtttcaccatgataagctaaacatatTGAATTATgtggtgtattaaatgcactatatgaatggagctgcattgccttgcattgaatccccgctagctaacagtggtgtgttcagcttagcatgtaggctaacacccagtggctaattcgctacttgaactactcggggagggaatcacacacattttcacttaattaagtcaataatgtttgttagaaaggttccaaatattaacagttgtcattattatattgtctagttccatgttaagagtagagtaatgtcattatatttacctctcgtgacgcacacattgcattctgggtcaagTCCAcgacttgttgcatagcggttattatgcagtgagatgccacagtgacactaaatagcgtttagttactttatattgtgtttatttgtcgcactggtttgccattgtgtgcctt encodes:
- the LOC144007637 gene encoding uncharacterized protein LOC144007637; translation: MATTTSESEEERKEKKKLKRKWGKKLCFRSGLLQLTPSFQPSASFVKEISKYTRLGSEGTRKRDHLAKAETLSADGLLQAAEMKQDCSILLHIQDKDCHKGCAVLFQRLHKVLKVNSNRNQGRTNTTLC